A DNA window from Candidatus Nanopelagicales bacterium contains the following coding sequences:
- a CDS encoding amino-acid N-acetyltransferase, with protein sequence MSVGAPGDVSLRPARTVDIAEVRRLVDLYAPDRRLLSKATVTLYEDVQEFVVAELGGRVVGCGALHVMWQDLAEVRTLAVDPDYLGMGIGGQLLEELVQRGRDLGVSRIFVLTFEARFFSRFGFTIMAEPAVSPDVFAELLQSEDEGVAEFLDLERVKPNTLGNNRMILRM encoded by the coding sequence GTGAGCGTCGGGGCCCCTGGTGACGTCTCGCTGCGGCCTGCTCGAACCGTGGACATCGCGGAGGTCCGGCGCCTCGTCGACCTGTACGCGCCCGACAGACGCCTGCTGAGCAAGGCGACCGTGACGCTGTATGAAGATGTCCAGGAGTTTGTCGTTGCCGAACTCGGCGGCCGTGTCGTGGGGTGCGGTGCGCTGCATGTGATGTGGCAGGACCTGGCCGAGGTGCGGACCTTGGCCGTCGACCCCGACTACCTCGGAATGGGTATCGGCGGCCAACTTCTGGAGGAGTTGGTCCAACGGGGTCGAGACCTCGGGGTATCCCGGATCTTCGTGCTGACCTTCGAGGCGCGCTTCTTCAGTCGTTTCGGATTCACCATCATGGCCGAACCTGCGGTGTCCCCCGATGTCTTCGCGGAGTTGCTGCAGTCCGAGGATGAAGGTGTCGCGGAGTTCCTCGACCTCGAACGAGTCAAACCGAACACCCTGGGCAACAACCGCATGATTCTGCGGATGTAG
- the lysS gene encoding lysine--tRNA ligase produces MTEHLDTSSPDEGLPSPDEDLPEQMQIRRDKRQRLLDSGRQPYPVTVPVTHSIEQVRDTFDEVAAGQTTGQFVTVAGRVLFIRNTGKLCFASLRSGAGAAVQAMISLDRVGEQSLADWKHEVDLGDQVWVTGEVGASRRGELSIFVTDWGFAAKALRPLPVAHKSLSEETRVRQRHLDLIMNEEARTVARQRIATLASLRASLTSRGFLEVETPILQTLQGGASARPFVTHMNAYDIDLFLRIAPELYLKRCVVGGIEKVFDINRNFRNEGADSTHSPEFGMLEFYEAYADYNDGAARTRELIQEAAQAVCGSLTVTHADGSVHDLSGEWERISLFDAVSQAVGRRITPQTPRAELADLCAAAEIDLDPGWVPGRLVEELFEHYVVPQFTGPTFVCDYPVDTSPLTRDHRSIPGVVEKWDLYVGGFELATGYSELTDPVIQRERLLAQAELGAHGDVEAMPLDEDFLAALEQGMPPSAGVGLGIDRLLMVLTGLGIRETILFPLVKPL; encoded by the coding sequence CGAGGGCCTGCCATCCCCGGATGAGGACCTGCCCGAACAGATGCAGATCCGCCGCGACAAGCGGCAGCGCCTGCTCGACAGTGGTCGGCAGCCCTACCCCGTCACCGTTCCAGTCACTCACAGCATCGAGCAGGTCCGCGACACCTTCGACGAGGTCGCGGCGGGGCAGACCACGGGCCAGTTCGTGACAGTCGCCGGCCGCGTGCTGTTCATCCGCAACACCGGCAAACTGTGCTTTGCGAGTCTGCGCTCCGGGGCGGGCGCCGCAGTGCAGGCGATGATCTCGTTGGACCGCGTCGGGGAGCAGTCGCTCGCCGACTGGAAGCACGAGGTCGACCTGGGCGATCAGGTGTGGGTCACCGGCGAAGTGGGAGCGTCGCGGCGCGGTGAACTCAGCATCTTCGTGACTGACTGGGGTTTCGCGGCCAAGGCACTACGTCCACTTCCCGTCGCCCACAAGTCGCTCAGCGAGGAGACCAGGGTCCGGCAACGCCATCTGGACCTGATCATGAACGAGGAGGCCCGCACAGTGGCGCGGCAGCGGATCGCGACGCTCGCCAGTCTGCGTGCGTCACTGACTTCCCGTGGGTTCCTCGAAGTCGAGACCCCGATCCTGCAGACCTTGCAGGGCGGCGCGAGCGCGCGCCCGTTCGTGACGCATATGAATGCCTATGACATCGACCTGTTCCTGCGGATCGCCCCCGAGCTCTACTTGAAGAGGTGCGTGGTGGGTGGCATCGAAAAGGTCTTCGACATCAACCGCAACTTCCGCAACGAAGGCGCGGACTCCACCCATTCCCCGGAGTTCGGGATGCTGGAGTTCTACGAGGCCTACGCCGACTACAACGACGGTGCCGCCCGCACCCGGGAACTGATCCAGGAGGCCGCTCAGGCGGTCTGTGGATCACTGACCGTGACGCACGCCGATGGCAGCGTTCACGACCTGTCCGGTGAGTGGGAGCGGATCTCGCTCTTCGACGCCGTCTCACAAGCGGTCGGGCGCCGGATCACCCCGCAGACGCCGAGGGCCGAGTTGGCGGATCTGTGCGCAGCGGCAGAGATCGACCTCGACCCCGGTTGGGTCCCGGGTCGACTGGTCGAGGAACTCTTCGAGCACTACGTCGTCCCGCAGTTCACCGGTCCGACGTTCGTGTGTGACTATCCCGTCGACACCTCCCCCTTGACCCGGGATCACCGCAGCATCCCCGGTGTCGTCGAGAAGTGGGACCTCTACGTCGGCGGATTCGAGTTGGCCACCGGGTACTCCGAACTGACCGACCCCGTCATCCAGCGCGAGAGACTGCTGGCTCAGGCCGAGTTGGGCGCGCATGGTGATGTCGAGGCCATGCCGCTGGACGAGGACTTCCTGGCGGCACTCGAGCAGGGCATGCCACCAAGCGCAGGTGTGGGACTGGGTATCGACCGCCTCCTGATGGTGCTGACCGGACTCGGTATCCGCGAGACGATCCTGTTCCCTTTGGTGAAACCGCTGTGA